In a genomic window of Temperatibacter marinus:
- the rplQ gene encoding 50S ribosomal protein L17 — protein MRHRKSGRKLNRTSSHRKAMFQNMAQALIKHEQIITTLPKAKDLAPIVEKLVTLAKKGGLANRRLAIARLQNEELVGKMFDELASRYAERPGGYTRVLKAGFRAGDKAPMAVIELVDRNEEARGQDSGPTAEAVEAGEE, from the coding sequence ATGCGTCATCGCAAATCAGGTCGTAAACTTAATCGTACCTCTAGCCACCGTAAAGCTATGTTCCAAAATATGGCGCAAGCTCTTATTAAGCATGAGCAGATCATCACAACTCTGCCGAAAGCTAAAGACCTTGCCCCTATTGTTGAAAAGCTTGTTACACTTGCAAAGAAGGGTGGCCTTGCAAATCGCCGTCTTGCTATTGCACGCCTTCAAAACGAAGAGCTAGTTGGTAAAATGTTTGATGAGCTTGCTTCGCGTTATGCTGAGCGTCCAGGCGGATATACACGTGTATTGAAAGCTGGTTTCCGTGCTGGCGATAAAGCCCCTATGGCTGTTATCGAACTCGTTGATCGTAACGAAGAAGCACGTGGTCAGGATAGCGGTCCTACAGCTGAAGCTGTCGAGGCTGGTGAAGAGTAA
- a CDS encoding DNA-directed RNA polymerase subunit alpha → MIQKNWQELIKPSNLVIEPGSDPLRRAKIVVEPLERGYGQTLGNALRRVLLSSLQGGAVTSIHIEGVLHEFSSVPGVREDVTDIVLQVKKLPVRVMSETSKRLHLTASGPGEVLASQISEVADVEVLDKEMVLCHLDEGATLNMELTVSSGKGYVAAEHNRPEDAPIGLIPVDALYSPVTKVSYNVDATREGDVMDYDKLSMVIETDGTVTPEDALAFSARILQDQLGVFVNFDEPEDTKADEEDEEPAINRQLLRKVEELELSVRSANCLKNDNIVYIGDLVQKTEAEMLRTPNFGRKSLNEIKEVLASMGLRLGMELQAWPPENIEELAKKLENEF, encoded by the coding sequence GTGATCCAGAAAAACTGGCAAGAACTTATCAAACCAAGCAACCTTGTAATTGAGCCAGGCTCAGATCCATTACGCAGGGCGAAAATTGTTGTAGAACCGCTAGAGCGTGGTTATGGACAGACTTTGGGTAATGCCCTGCGTCGTGTTCTTCTATCATCTCTACAAGGTGGTGCTGTCACAAGTATCCACATTGAAGGTGTTCTTCATGAATTCTCATCTGTTCCAGGTGTCCGCGAAGATGTGACTGACATTGTCCTTCAGGTTAAGAAATTACCTGTTCGTGTTATGTCTGAAACATCAAAGCGTCTTCACTTGACAGCTTCGGGTCCAGGAGAAGTATTAGCTTCTCAGATTAGCGAAGTTGCTGATGTCGAAGTTCTTGATAAAGAAATGGTTCTTTGTCACCTTGATGAAGGTGCAACATTGAATATGGAATTAACTGTTTCATCTGGAAAAGGCTATGTTGCTGCGGAGCATAATCGCCCTGAAGATGCACCAATTGGTCTTATTCCTGTTGATGCACTCTACAGCCCAGTGACAAAAGTAAGCTATAATGTTGATGCAACACGTGAAGGTGACGTGATGGATTATGACAAGCTTTCTATGGTTATTGAAACAGACGGAACGGTGACACCTGAAGATGCACTTGCTTTCTCAGCACGTATTCTTCAAGACCAGCTCGGTGTTTTTGTTAACTTTGATGAGCCTGAGGATACGAAGGCTGATGAAGAAGATGAAGAGCCAGCGATCAATCGTCAATTGCTTCGTAAAGTTGAAGAGCTTGAGCTTTCTGTTCGTTCTGCAAATTGCCTGAAAAACGATAACATCGTTTACATTGGTGATTTGGTTCAGAAAACTGAAGCTGAAATGCTTCGCACACCTAACTTTGGCCGTAAATCTCTTAATGAGATTAAAGAAGTTCTTGCTTCTATGGGTCTTCGTTTGGGTATGGAACTACAAGCATGGCCGCCAGAGAATATCGAAGAACTGGCTAAAAAGCTTGAAAACGAATTTTAA
- the rpsK gene encoding 30S ribosomal protein S11: protein MAKDTGRVKRSARKNITNGVAHVNASFNNTMVTITDVQGNAISWSSAGMMGFRGSRKSTPYAAQVAAEDAGKKALDHGMKTLDVEVKGPGSGRESALRALQAIGFTITSIRDVTSIPHNGCRPPKQRRV from the coding sequence ATGGCTAAAGATACAGGACGTGTAAAACGCTCCGCACGCAAAAACATCACAAATGGTGTTGCGCACGTGAATGCTTCATTCAACAACACAATGGTTACCATTACAGATGTACAGGGTAACGCAATTTCATGGTCTTCTGCAGGCATGATGGGTTTCCGTGGTTCACGTAAATCTACTCCATATGCTGCGCAGGTTGCTGCTGAAGATGCTGGTAAGAAAGCATTGGATCACGGCATGAAGACTTTGGATGTAGAAGTTAAAGGTCCAGGCTCTGGACGTGAGAGTGCACTTCGTGCATTGCAGGCTATTGGTTTTACAATCACATCGATCCGTGATGTAACTTCAATCCCTCACAACGGTTGCCGCCCACCAAAGCAGCGCCGCGTATAA
- the rpsM gene encoding 30S ribosomal protein S13, with translation MARIAGVNIPSNKRVEIALTYIHGIGLTSSKKICAKLGFPRERRVHELSDAEVIGIREEIDANFNVEGDLRREVAMNIKRLMDLKTYRGLRHRAKLPVRGQRTSTNARTRKGKAVAIAGKKK, from the coding sequence ATGGCACGTATTGCTGGTGTAAATATTCCTTCCAATAAGCGCGTGGAAATTGCTTTGACATATATCCACGGTATTGGACTGACATCATCTAAAAAGATTTGCGCGAAACTAGGATTTCCTCGTGAGCGTCGCGTACACGAACTTTCTGATGCAGAAGTGATCGGAATTCGTGAAGAAATTGATGCTAACTTCAATGTTGAAGGTGATCTTCGTCGTGAAGTAGCAATGAACATCAAACGTTTGATGGATTTAAAAACTTACCGTGGTCTTCGTCACCGCGCCAAGCTCCCTGTTCGTGGTCAGCGTACGTCTACAAACGCACGTACACGTAAGGGTAAGGCCGTGGCTATTGCTGGTAAGAAGAAATAA
- a CDS encoding adenylate kinase codes for MILILFGPPGAGKGTQAQRIEKKRGLVQLSTGDMLRAAVANGTHYGQQAKDRMENGQLVSDDIVIGIIADRIKEADCKNGFILDGFPRTIAQAEALDVMLSEEGLHLDHVIQIEVDDVALVDRISGRYTCANCGEGYHDRNLKPRIEGVCDYCDGTEFKRRADDNAETVAKRLDAYYDETAPVLPYYVEKEILQKVDGMEDIDSVTASIDAVLSA; via the coding sequence ATGATTTTGATCTTATTTGGCCCGCCTGGTGCAGGTAAAGGAACTCAAGCGCAGCGGATTGAAAAGAAGCGTGGCCTAGTCCAGCTTTCTACAGGTGATATGCTTCGTGCGGCTGTCGCAAATGGGACTCATTACGGCCAACAAGCAAAAGATCGTATGGAAAACGGTCAACTGGTATCTGATGATATTGTTATTGGTATTATCGCAGACCGCATAAAAGAGGCAGACTGTAAGAACGGCTTCATTCTGGATGGTTTCCCGCGCACGATCGCTCAAGCGGAAGCTTTGGATGTGATGCTGAGTGAGGAAGGATTGCATCTTGATCATGTCATTCAAATTGAAGTGGATGATGTGGCTCTTGTTGACCGAATCTCTGGTCGCTATACGTGTGCGAATTGCGGAGAGGGATACCATGATCGTAATCTCAAACCCCGCATTGAAGGTGTTTGCGATTATTGTGATGGAACAGAATTTAAACGGCGTGCTGATGACAATGCAGAGACAGTAGCGAAGCGTCTAGATGCTTACTATGATGAGACTGCCCCTGTGTTGCCTTACTATGTTGAAAAAGAAATTTTGCAGAAAGTGGATGGGATGGAAGACATCGATTCAGTGACTGCATCAATTGACGCGGTATTATCCGCATAA
- the secY gene encoding preprotein translocase subunit SecY produces MASAAEQLAANLSWSNFSKADELKQRILFALGALIVYRICTYIPLPGIDQGALSSMFDNMKGGFIDMINLFSGGGLSRMSIIALNIMPYISASIIMQLMTSMVPSLSELKKEGERGRQKINQFTRYGTVILTIFQAYALAAGLESQAGVVLYPNGMFFEFTTVVTLVGGTMFLVWLGEQITQRGIGNGISLIIFAGIVAELPGVFAQAFELNRTNAMSLPVLLAILVGVAAMIWFVVFCESAQRKIRIQYPKRAQAHGGAMQENNSHLPMKLNVAGVIPPIFASSLLLMPMTVAGFYAGQDAPEWITFITANMGPGKPLYIAFYVVMIVFFCFFYTAIQFNPEETADNLKKHNGFIPGIRPGARTAEYLDYVLTRLTVIGSAYLSLICIVPEIIISQSAVTFYLGGTSILIVVNVTMDTVTQIQSHLFAQQYDSLIKKTKLKGKRGRR; encoded by the coding sequence ATGGCATCTGCTGCAGAACAACTGGCTGCAAACCTTAGCTGGTCCAACTTTTCGAAGGCGGACGAACTTAAACAAAGGATTTTGTTCGCCCTTGGTGCATTGATCGTTTATCGTATCTGTACGTATATCCCTCTACCTGGTATCGACCAGGGGGCACTTTCAAGCATGTTTGACAATATGAAGGGTGGCTTCATCGACATGATCAACCTCTTTTCTGGAGGTGGCTTGTCACGCATGTCGATCATTGCGTTAAACATCATGCCCTACATTTCTGCGTCTATTATAATGCAGTTGATGACTTCTATGGTTCCAAGCCTTTCTGAGTTGAAGAAGGAAGGCGAGCGTGGCCGTCAAAAAATCAATCAATTCACACGATACGGTACTGTTATCCTCACTATTTTCCAAGCCTACGCTCTTGCTGCGGGACTAGAAAGCCAAGCGGGTGTCGTTTTATATCCAAATGGTATGTTCTTTGAGTTCACTACTGTTGTAACCCTTGTTGGTGGAACCATGTTCCTTGTTTGGCTAGGCGAGCAAATTACACAGCGTGGTATTGGTAATGGTATTTCACTGATTATTTTTGCTGGTATTGTTGCAGAACTTCCTGGCGTATTCGCTCAAGCATTTGAATTGAACCGTACAAATGCTATGTCATTGCCTGTGCTTCTCGCGATCCTAGTTGGTGTTGCTGCTATGATATGGTTTGTCGTTTTCTGCGAAAGTGCACAGCGTAAGATTCGCATTCAATATCCCAAGCGTGCGCAAGCCCACGGTGGCGCTATGCAAGAAAATAACTCTCACCTGCCAATGAAATTGAACGTTGCGGGTGTTATTCCTCCAATTTTTGCGAGCTCGCTTTTATTGATGCCAATGACTGTCGCTGGCTTCTATGCTGGTCAGGACGCACCTGAGTGGATTACTTTCATTACTGCCAATATGGGACCTGGGAAACCTTTATACATTGCTTTCTATGTCGTGATGATTGTTTTCTTCTGTTTCTTCTACACAGCAATTCAGTTTAACCCTGAAGAAACTGCGGATAATTTGAAGAAACACAATGGGTTTATTCCTGGAATTCGCCCTGGTGCTCGGACAGCTGAATATCTTGATTATGTCCTTACCCGCTTAACGGTCATCGGATCTGCATATCTTTCTCTGATATGTATTGTGCCTGAAATCATTATTTCTCAGTCCGCTGTGACTTTCTATCTCGGCGGAACAAGTATCTTGATTGTGGTGAATGTTACTATGGATACTGTGACACAAATTCAATCGCACTTGTTTGCACAGCAATATGATAGCTTAATTAAAAAGACTAAGCTTAAAGGCAAGAGAGGGCGTCGCTAA
- the rplO gene encoding 50S ribosomal protein L15 has product MKLNELKAQDGSVKGRMRVGRGIGSGKGKTAGSGHKGQKARSGVAINGFEGGQMPIYRRLPKRGFTSLNKKQFEVVNLGRLQKAIDAGKVDAKKPITSEILVDAGVVGKVIDGIRLLAKGELTAKVDITVTGASKAAVEAVEKAGGKVTVA; this is encoded by the coding sequence ATGAAACTGAACGAATTAAAAGCACAAGACGGTTCTGTAAAAGGCCGTATGCGCGTTGGTCGTGGTATTGGATCTGGCAAAGGTAAAACTGCTGGATCTGGACACAAAGGTCAAAAAGCTCGCTCTGGTGTTGCGATTAATGGTTTTGAGGGCGGTCAAATGCCTATCTACCGTCGCCTTCCAAAGCGTGGTTTTACATCTTTGAATAAAAAACAGTTCGAGGTTGTTAACCTTGGTCGCCTTCAAAAAGCGATTGATGCTGGCAAAGTGGATGCGAAGAAGCCTATTACTTCTGAGATCCTTGTTGATGCTGGTGTTGTCGGTAAAGTCATCGACGGTATTCGTCTATTGGCGAAAGGTGAATTGACTGCAAAAGTTGACATTACAGTTACTGGTGCTTCTAAAGCTGCTGTTGAAGCAGTTGAAAAAGCTGGCGGTAAAGTAACAGTCGCTTAA
- the rpmD gene encoding 50S ribosomal protein L30, with translation MAKAKTIKVTQIGSPIRREDSQRRTLVGLGLNKMNRTRELEDTPAIRGMIHKVRHMVRIEE, from the coding sequence ATGGCTAAAGCTAAAACAATCAAAGTGACACAGATCGGTTCACCGATCCGTCGTGAAGACTCTCAGCGTAGAACGCTTGTTGGTCTTGGACTTAACAAGATGAACCGTACTCGTGAACTTGAGGACACACCTGCAATCCGCGGTATGATCCATAAAGTTCGCCATATGGTTCGCATCGAAGAATAG
- the rpsE gene encoding 30S ribosomal protein S5, producing the protein MARPERKREESELTEKLVHINRVAKVVKGGRRFGFAALVVVGDQRGRVGFGNGKAKEVPEAIRKATEAAKKNMIRVPLREGRTMHHDIAGRHGAGRVHVRSAVAGTGIIAGGPTRAVFEALGVQDVVAKSIGSSNPYNMVRATFDALKRQKSPRSVAAMRGKKVADIVARRGDVVVRSDDDSAVEE; encoded by the coding sequence ATGGCTCGCCCAGAACGTAAACGCGAAGAAAGCGAATTAACAGAAAAGCTTGTTCACATTAACCGTGTGGCCAAGGTCGTAAAAGGTGGTCGTCGCTTTGGTTTTGCTGCTCTTGTAGTAGTAGGTGATCAGCGTGGCCGTGTAGGTTTCGGTAACGGTAAAGCAAAGGAAGTTCCTGAAGCTATCCGGAAAGCTACTGAAGCTGCCAAGAAGAACATGATCCGTGTACCCCTTCGTGAAGGTCGTACAATGCACCATGATATTGCTGGCCGTCACGGCGCTGGTCGCGTACATGTACGCTCAGCTGTTGCGGGTACTGGTATCATTGCTGGTGGTCCAACACGTGCGGTATTTGAAGCACTTGGTGTACAGGACGTTGTTGCTAAATCTATTGGTAGCTCTAACCCTTACAACATGGTTCGTGCAACATTTGACGCTCTTAAGCGTCAGAAGTCTCCACGCTCTGTTGCAGCAATGCGTGGTAAGAAAGTTGCCGACATTGTTGCACGTCGCGGTGACGTTGTCGTTCGTTCCGACGATGACTCAGCTGTTGAGGAGTAA
- the rplR gene encoding 50S ribosomal protein L18, giving the protein MANTIKMFERRRQRNRTQLKKVSNGRPRLSIHRTNQHMYAQIIDDVKGTTLAAASTLDKDLRSAAGSNADAATNVGKLIAERAKAAGVESVVFDRGGFVYHGRVKALAEAARAGGLVF; this is encoded by the coding sequence ATGGCAAATACTATTAAAATGTTTGAAAGACGTCGTCAGCGTAACCGTACACAACTTAAAAAAGTGTCTAACGGGCGTCCTCGTCTTTCTATCCACCGTACCAACCAGCATATGTATGCTCAAATCATCGATGATGTTAAGGGTACTACACTTGCTGCAGCTTCTACGCTGGATAAGGATCTTCGTTCTGCTGCAGGCTCTAATGCCGATGCAGCGACGAATGTTGGTAAATTAATTGCTGAGCGTGCCAAAGCGGCAGGCGTTGAATCAGTTGTTTTTGATCGCGGTGGTTTCGTATACCACGGCCGTGTCAAAGCATTGGCTGAAGCAGCGCGTGCAGGCGGCTTGGTGTTCTAA
- the rplF gene encoding 50S ribosomal protein L6, which produces MSRIGKKPVAIPSGVTVTMNGTDLTAKGPKGELAMTFVPEVNVTQEDNSIAITPVNNSKRARSMWGMQRTLVANIFEGVTSGFSKKLEINGVGYRAQAKGSTLNLQLGFSHDVEFPVPEGIKIETPDQTTVLISGINKQQVGETAAKIREYRKPEPYKGKGVKYEGEYIFRKEGKKK; this is translated from the coding sequence ATGTCTCGTATCGGTAAAAAGCCTGTGGCAATCCCGTCTGGAGTTACTGTGACTATGAACGGTACCGACCTGACGGCTAAAGGCCCTAAAGGTGAATTGGCAATGACTTTTGTTCCTGAAGTAAATGTTACTCAGGAAGATAATTCAATTGCTATTACACCTGTCAATAACTCAAAGCGTGCTCGCTCTATGTGGGGCATGCAGCGTACTCTCGTTGCTAACATTTTCGAAGGTGTTACTAGCGGTTTCTCGAAAAAACTCGAAATCAACGGTGTTGGTTATCGTGCGCAAGCTAAAGGTTCTACATTGAACTTGCAGCTTGGTTTCTCTCACGATGTGGAATTTCCAGTTCCAGAGGGAATTAAAATTGAGACGCCAGATCAAACAACTGTTTTGATTTCTGGTATTAATAAACAGCAGGTTGGTGAAACAGCTGCTAAAATTCGTGAATACCGCAAGCCTGAGCCTTACAAAGGTAAAGGTGTTAAGTACGAAGGTGAATATATCTTCCGAAAAGAAGGTAAGAAGAAGTAA
- the rpsH gene encoding 30S ribosomal protein S8 → MSMTDPIGDMLTRIRNGIMAGKSEVKTPSSRARQRVLDVLEREGYILGYDYAEFENNKAELKIQLKYVDGASVISTINRVSKPGRRVYSSVNDLPRVHNGLGISIVSTPKGVLSDAEARDGNVGGEVLCTVF, encoded by the coding sequence ATGTCTATGACCGATCCAATCGGCGATATGCTAACCCGTATCCGCAATGGTATTATGGCAGGTAAGTCGGAAGTTAAAACTCCTTCTTCACGTGCTCGCCAGCGTGTTCTGGATGTGCTTGAGCGTGAAGGCTACATACTTGGGTATGATTATGCTGAGTTTGAGAACAACAAAGCTGAGCTGAAAATTCAACTTAAGTATGTGGATGGCGCTAGCGTTATCTCTACAATTAACCGTGTATCTAAGCCTGGTCGTCGCGTTTACTCTTCTGTGAACGATCTACCGCGCGTACACAATGGTCTTGGTATTTCAATCGTTTCTACACCTAAAGGTGTTCTGTCTGATGCAGAAGCACGTGACGGCAATGTAGGCGGTGAAGTACTTTGTACCGTATTCTAA
- the rpsN gene encoding 30S ribosomal protein S14, which yields MAKVSSIVKNERRKRLAKKYAAKRAALKAIVMNRELPEDERWMASMQLAALPRNGAATRVRNRCEVTGRPRGVYRKFKMSRIALRELGSAAKIPGITKSSW from the coding sequence ATGGCTAAAGTATCCTCAATCGTGAAGAATGAGCGTCGTAAGCGTCTTGCAAAAAAGTATGCTGCTAAGCGTGCTGCGCTAAAAGCGATCGTAATGAACCGCGAGCTTCCTGAAGATGAGCGTTGGATGGCGAGTATGCAACTTGCTGCTCTTCCTCGTAACGGGGCTGCAACACGTGTTCGTAACCGCTGTGAAGTTACAGGTCGTCCGCGCGGTGTATACCGTAAATTTAAAATGTCTCGTATTGCTCTGCGTGAACTTGGCTCTGCTGCCAAGATCCCAGGTATTACGAAATCTAGCTGGTAA
- the rplE gene encoding 50S ribosomal protein L5: protein MANAQPRLRTMYAETIRASLQEKFGYNNPMQIPGLDKIVINVGVGEAVNDKKKVAKAQTEITKISGQKAMVTRARKSVAGFKLREGMPIGVKVTLRGERMYEFLDRLVTIAMPRIRDFQGVNPKSFDGSGNYAMGIKEQIVFPEINYDDVDEIRGMDIIICTTAKTDDEARELLSGFNMPFKK, encoded by the coding sequence ATGGCTAATGCACAACCACGTCTACGTACAATGTACGCTGAGACAATCCGTGCTTCTTTGCAAGAAAAGTTCGGATATAACAATCCTATGCAGATCCCTGGCCTTGATAAAATTGTTATCAATGTTGGTGTTGGCGAGGCTGTTAACGACAAGAAAAAAGTTGCTAAAGCTCAGACAGAGATTACAAAAATCTCAGGTCAAAAAGCTATGGTAACACGCGCACGTAAGTCTGTAGCGGGCTTTAAACTGCGTGAAGGTATGCCTATTGGTGTTAAGGTTACACTACGCGGTGAGCGTATGTATGAATTCCTTGACCGTCTAGTGACAATTGCTATGCCACGTATTCGTGACTTTCAGGGTGTAAATCCTAAGTCATTTGATGGCAGCGGTAACTACGCTATGGGCATTAAAGAACAAATCGTATTCCCAGAAATCAACTACGATGATGTAGATGAGATCCGCGGAATGGATATCATTATTTGTACGACTGCTAAAACTGATGATGAAGCGCGCGAGCTTCTTAGCGGTTTTAACATGCCGTTCAAGAAATAA
- the rplX gene encoding 50S ribosomal protein L24, translating to MMAAKLKTGDKVVVIAGKDKGKRGEITKMITSEGRAVVSGVNLIKKHNRPSQTNAGGIETKEAAIQLSNLMIEDPKDGAPTRVGFRSEDGKKVRFAKKSGELIDG from the coding sequence ATAATGGCTGCGAAACTTAAAACAGGTGACAAAGTCGTTGTGATTGCTGGAAAAGACAAAGGCAAGCGCGGCGAAATCACAAAAATGATTACGTCGGAAGGACGTGCTGTTGTTTCAGGTGTAAACCTAATTAAGAAACACAACCGTCCGTCTCAGACTAATGCAGGTGGTATCGAGACTAAAGAAGCTGCAATTCAGCTTTCTAACCTTATGATCGAAGATCCTAAGGATGGTGCTCCTACACGCGTTGGTTTCCGTTCTGAGGATGGAAAGAAAGTACGCTTTGCGAAGAAATCTGGAGAGCTGATCGATGGCTAA
- the rplN gene encoding 50S ribosomal protein L14: protein MIQMQTNLDVADNSGAKRVQCIKVLGGSKRKTAGVGDIIVVSVKEAIPRGRVKKGDVHRAVIVRTAKEVRRQDGSTIRFDRNAAVLVNKSHEPIGTRIFGPVVRELRAKKHMKIISLAPEVL from the coding sequence ATGATTCAAATGCAAACCAACCTCGATGTGGCGGACAACTCTGGCGCCAAGAGGGTGCAGTGCATTAAAGTGCTTGGCGGTTCCAAGCGCAAAACTGCCGGAGTAGGCGACATTATTGTTGTCTCAGTGAAAGAGGCGATCCCACGGGGTCGTGTTAAAAAAGGTGACGTGCATCGCGCTGTGATCGTACGCACTGCTAAAGAAGTACGCCGTCAAGATGGATCAACAATCCGTTTTGATCGCAATGCCGCAGTTCTGGTGAATAAAAGCCACGAACCTATCGGCACACGTATTTTTGGGCCTGTAGTTCGTGAACTACGCGCTAAGAAACACATGAAAATCATCTCTCTTGCTCCGGAGGTATTATAA
- the rpsQ gene encoding 30S ribosomal protein S17 yields MPKRILQGTVVSNKGEKTIVVKVERRFRHPLLDKIIKRSKKYHAHDESNQIAVGDIVRIQECRPISKLKTWTVITGEA; encoded by the coding sequence ATGCCAAAACGCATCCTGCAGGGTACTGTTGTTTCAAACAAGGGTGAGAAAACTATTGTTGTTAAAGTAGAACGTCGTTTTAGACATCCTCTTCTTGACAAAATTATTAAACGCTCTAAGAAGTACCACGCTCATGACGAGAGTAACCAAATAGCGGTTGGCGATATTGTTAGAATACAAGAATGTCGTCCTATCTCGAAATTGAAAACATGGACAGTAATCACTGGTGAGGCCTAA
- the rpmC gene encoding 50S ribosomal protein L29, producing the protein MKAADLRTKSKDELREELVSLKKEQLNLRFQAAAGQLENTARVRFIRREIARINTILAENAEA; encoded by the coding sequence ATGAAAGCTGCTGATCTTCGTACCAAAAGCAAAGATGAGCTCCGCGAGGAGCTTGTCAGTCTGAAAAAAGAGCAGTTAAATCTGCGTTTCCAGGCTGCTGCTGGTCAACTTGAAAATACAGCTCGTGTTCGTTTTATTCGTCGTGAAATCGCGCGAATCAATACGATCCTTGCTGAAAACGCAGAAGCGTAA
- the rplP gene encoding 50S ribosomal protein L16 codes for MLQPKRTKFRKAQKGRIHGNAKGGTALNFGQFGLKAMTPGRVTARQIEAARRAMTRHMKRQGKVWIRIFPDTPVTSKPAEVRMGKGKGSVDYWCAKVKPGRIMFEIDGISEEVARGAFERAAAKLAVQCRIVQRMN; via the coding sequence ATGTTGCAACCAAAACGTACTAAGTTCCGTAAGGCTCAAAAGGGCCGTATCCATGGCAATGCCAAGGGCGGAACAGCATTGAACTTTGGTCAATTTGGTCTTAAGGCGATGACGCCAGGCCGCGTGACCGCGCGTCAAATCGAGGCGGCTCGCCGTGCGATGACGCGTCACATGAAACGTCAAGGTAAAGTATGGATCCGTATTTTCCCTGATACCCCTGTAACCAGCAAGCCTGCTGAAGTGCGTATGGGTAAAGGTAAAGGGTCTGTTGATTATTGGTGTGCGAAGGTTAAACCTGGCCGCATCATGTTCGAAATTGACGGCATTTCTGAAGAAGTTGCACGTGGTGCATTTGAACGAGCAGCAGCTAAGCTGGCCGTTCAGTGCCGTATCGTTCAACGTATGAACTAG
- the rpsC gene encoding 30S ribosomal protein S3, whose amino-acid sequence MGQKVSPVGLRLGVNRTWESRWYAEGEEYGSMLHEDMKIREMIFKELPQAGVSRVVIERPAKKCRVTIFTARPGVIIGKKGADIEKYRAKVAKMTEAEVSLNIVEVRKPEIDAKLIADGIAQQLERRVAFRRAMKRAVGSAMRLGVGGIRINCSGRLGGADIARTEWYREGRVPLHTLRSDIDYGTSEALTAYGITGIKVWVYKGDIMEHDPSAHERRIKDAQASGPGRR is encoded by the coding sequence ATGGGTCAGAAAGTAAGTCCAGTAGGTCTCCGTCTAGGTGTTAACCGCACCTGGGAGTCTCGTTGGTACGCTGAAGGCGAAGAATATGGCAGCATGTTGCATGAAGACATGAAAATCCGTGAAATGATTTTCAAAGAACTTCCGCAAGCTGGTGTATCTCGCGTTGTTATCGAACGTCCTGCGAAAAAATGTCGTGTAACAATCTTTACAGCACGTCCTGGCGTTATCATTGGTAAGAAAGGTGCTGACATTGAGAAGTACCGTGCCAAGGTAGCAAAAATGACAGAAGCTGAAGTGAGCCTAAACATTGTTGAGGTTCGCAAGCCTGAGATTGATGCGAAATTGATCGCTGACGGAATTGCACAACAGCTAGAGCGTCGTGTGGCTTTCCGCCGCGCAATGAAGCGTGCTGTTGGTTCTGCAATGCGTCTCGGTGTTGGTGGCATTCGTATTAACTGTTCTGGTCGTTTGGGTGGTGCTGATATCGCTCGTACAGAATGGTACCGCGAAGGTCGTGTGCCTCTGCACACACTGCGTTCGGACATCGATTACGGCACCTCTGAAGCCCTTACTGCTTATGGTATCACTGGTATCAAAGTATGGGTCTACAAAGGTGATATCATGGAACACGATCCAAGTGCTCACGAGCGTCGCATCAAAGATGCGCAGGCTAGTGGCCCTGGTCGTCGATAA